A part of Carassius carassius chromosome 32, fCarCar2.1, whole genome shotgun sequence genomic DNA contains:
- the LOC132112544 gene encoding four and a half LIM domains protein 2-like, whose amino-acid sequence MSTERFDCHYCKDTLLGKKYILKEDTQYCTKCYENLFANCCEVCSLPIGCNSKDLSYKDRHLHESCFKCAKCSRSLVDKVFAAKDDLMLCTECYSLEYSSKCNTCKKTIMPGSRKMEYKGNSWHETCFLCQRCQQPIGTKSFIPKDNNYFCVPCFEKQFAYQCCACKKAITTGGVTYHDKPWHRECFTCIGCKRQLAGQRFTSRENYPYCLDCFSNLYAKKCVGCTKPITSLAGAKYISFEERQWHSECFTCVQCSVSLVGRGFLTQRDDILCTDCGREK is encoded by the exons ATGTCTACAGAACGATTCGACTGCCATTACTGCAAGGACACTTTGCTGGGAAAGAAATACATCCTAAAAGAGGACACACAATACTGTACAAAGTGCTATGAGAATCTGTTTGCTAACTGCTGCGAAGTATGTTCTTTGCCAATTGGGTGCAACTCTAAG GATCTCTCCTACAAGGACCGGCACTTGCATGAAAGTTGCTTCAAGTGTGCCAAATGCAGTCGATCATTGGTGGACAAAGTGTTTGCTGCTAAAGATGACCTTATGCTTTGCACCGAGTGCTATTCTCTTGAGTATTCCTCAAAGTGTAACACCTGCAAGAAGACTATCATGCCAG GATCACGAAAAATGGAGTACAAAGGCAACAGCTGGCATGAGACGTGCTTTCTGTGTCAACGCTGTCAGCAGCCAATAGGAACCAAGTCTTTCATCCCTAAAGATAACAATTACTTCTGTGTGCCTTGTTTTGAGAAGCAATTTGCCTACCAATGCTGTGCTTGTAAAAAA GCCATAACAACTGGCGGTGTCACGTATCATGATAAGCCCTGGCACCGAGAGTGTTTCACTTGCATTGGATGCAAGAGACAACTGGCAGGCCAGCGCTTTACCTCAAGAGAAAACTACCCATACTGCCTGGATTGCTTCAGCAATCTGTATGCCAAGAAATGCGTGGGCTGCACCAAACCAATTACTA gctTGGCAGGTGCTAAGTACATCTCCTTTGAAGAGCGGCAGTGGCATAGTGAGTGTTTCACATGTGTGCAGTGCTCTGTGTCTCTGGTGGGCCGTGGATTCCTCACCCAGAGAGATGACATCCTGTGCACTGACTGTGGCAGGGAGAAGTGA
- the fut9a gene encoding 4-galactosyl-N-acetylglucosaminide 3-alpha-L-fucosyltransferase 9 — protein MPSAPTYRILRPLLLGIFLLGCFVTLFLMYIKPSTSWLSGPVESETSTARVKSLLSNRSEQNQTTVLVWLWPFGETYDLNVCSSLFSIDGCFITADRNLYNKSDAVVIHHRDITSDLSNMPPAYRPTLQRWIWMNFESPSHSSQLPGIENLFNLTLNYRQDADIEVPYGSIVAAQGEEDFVPPSKNKLICWIVSNWNPDHVRVKYYNELYKHIEVHAYGQAFGEYISDQDYFPTVASCKFYLAFENSIHKDYITEKLYNPLSVGTVPIVLGPPRENYQNFVQGNAFIHIDDFPSPKELADYLLFLDKNEELYLKYFDWRKNFKVKKAYFWAEHTCLACDYVRRHNEYKAINNLDKWYWG, from the coding sequence ATGCCATCTGCACCAACTTACAGAATCCTACGACCCCTCCTGCTTGGTATCTTTTTATTAGGATGCTTTGtgactttgtttttaatgtaCATCAAACCATCTACGAGCTGGTTGTCAGGCCCGGTTGAGTCAGAAACATCCACAGCCCGAGTGAAGAGCCTCCTTTCCAACCGAAGTGAGCAGAACCAGACCACCGTCTTGGTCTGGCTTTGGCCTTTCGGTGAAACCTATGACCTGAACGTCTGCAGCTCTTTGTTCAGCatcgatggctgcttcatcaccGCCGACCGAAACCTTTACAACAAATCCGACGCCGTGGTCATACATCACAGGGACATCACCAGCGACCTGTCCAACATGCCACCGGCGTATCGGCCCACATTGCAGAGATGGATTTGGATGAACTTCGAATCACCTTCGCATTCATCTCAGTTACCAGGAATTGAAAACTTGTTTAATTTAACTCTAAACTATCGGCAGGATGCTGATATAGAAGTGCCTTATGGATCGATTGTCGCAGCCCAGGGAGAGGAGGACTTTGTGCCACCAAGCAAGAACAAGCTGATTTGTTGGATCGTCAGCAATTGGAACCCAGATCACGTCAGAGTGAAATACTACAATGAACTCTACAAGCACATCGAAGTTCATGCATACGGACAAGCATTTGGTGAGTACATTTCCGACCAGGACTATTTCCCTACAGTTGCAAGCTGTAAATTCTATTTGGCATTCGAGAACTCGATTCACAAAGACTATATCACTGAGAAATTGTACAACCCGCTTTCCGTTGGCACCGTACCCATTGTGCTCGGACCACCAAGGGAGAACTATCAGAACTTTGTGCAGGGAAATGCTTTCATCCACATTGATGACTTCCCGTCTCCAAAGGAGCTGGCTGATTATCTCCTGTTCCTTGACAAAAACGAGGAGCTTTACCTGAAGTACTTTGACTGGCGTAAAAACTTTAAGGTGAAAAAGGCGTACTTCTGGGCCGAGCACACTTGTCTGGCTTGCGATTATGTCAGAAGGCACAATGAGTACAAGGCAATTAACAATCTTGACAAATGGTATTGGGGTTGA
- the manea gene encoding glycoprotein endo-alpha-1,2-mannosidase: MARFRRKSCCALIALALAVFIITVILKSLSPEDNHSGSQFALKLIPPSRQMEQDNNIIVSGKPVQMMSAEKAGRMENKMQDFPEPNYNVHAFYYVWYGNPQFNGKYVHWDHSLLPHWDPKVASGYPSGRHQPPDDIGANFYPALGPYSSRDPMVLEEHMRQLRTAAVGVLAVSWYPHSMKDDNGEEIDNLLPLVLDAADKYQLKVVLHIEPYKGRDDANMRENIKYIVERYGSHPAFYRYKTSNGKFLPLYYVYDSYLQTPDVWAQLLKPNGMSTIRNTPYDGVFIALLVEEKHKRDIQTAGFDGLYTYFASNGFTYGSSHHNWRSIKTFCDYNDLVFVPSVGPGYIDTSIRPWNSQNTRNRIKGKYYETSFNAAVEARPQIISITSFNEWHEGTQIEEAIPKTWGKTVYLDYLPHKPKVYLEITQKWARRFSEEQKKWLE, from the exons ATGGCACGGTTTAGGCGGAAGTCCTGTTGTGCACTTATTGCTTTAGCCTTGGCCGTGTTTATTATAACAGTCATCCTAAAGTCCCTGAGCCCTGAGGATAATCATTCTGGCAGTCAGTTTGCATTAAAACTTATTCCACCTTCAAGACAAATGGAACAAGATAACAACATTATTGTATCCGGTAAACCTGTGCAGATGATGTCAGCAGAGAAAGCTGGTAGAATGGAGAACAAAATGCAAGATTTTCCTGAGCCGAATTACAATGTGCACGCTTTCTACTATGTGTGGTATGGGAACCCACAGTTTAATGGAAAATATGTTCACTGGGATCATTCACTCTTACCACACTGGGACCCCAAAGTGGCCTCAGGTTATCCATCTGGACGACACCAGCCTCCTGATGACATCGGGGCCAATTTCTACCCTGCACTAGGTCCATACAGTTCCAGAGATCCAATGGTTTTAGAGGAACACATGCGACAGCTGAGAACAGCTGCTGTTG GTGTTCTAGCTGTTTCGTGGTATCCACATAGTATGAAAGACGACAATGGTGAAGAAATTGATAATTTGCTGCCTTTGGTTCTGGATGCTGCTGACAAATATCAGTTGAAG GTTGTTTTACATATTGAACCATACAAAGGACGAGATGATGCAAATATGcgtgaaaatattaaatatattgtggAGCG ATATGGAAGCCATCCTGCTTTTTATAGATACAAAACAAGCAATGGCAAATTTCTTCCACTGTATTATGTATATGACTCCTACTTGCAAACTCCAGATGTTTGGGCACAACTTCTAAAGCCAAATGGTATGTCGACAATCAGGAACACACCGTATGATGGCGTCTTCATTGCTCTTCTTGTGGAAGAAAAGCATAAGAGGGACATACAGACTGCTGGATTTGATGGACTCTACACGTATTTTGCATCCAACGGTTTTACTTATGGCTCCTCACATCACAACTGGAGATCCATTAAAACCTTTTGTGACTATAATGACTTGGTATTTGTTCCAAGTGTAGGGCCAGGTTATATTGACACTAGCATTAGACCCTGGAACTCCCAGAATACAAGGAACCGCATTAAGGGCAAGTATTACGAGACCTCTTTTAATGCGGCTGTGGAGGCAAGGCCACAGATCATCTCTATAACTTCATTCAATGAATGGCATGAAGGAACCCAAATTGAAGAGGCCATCCCAAAGACATGGGGTAAAACTGTGTATCTTGACTATCTTCCTCATAAACCTAAAGTTTATTTAGAGATAACACAAAAATGGGCTAGAAGATTCAGTGAGGAGCAGAAGAAATGgctggagtaa
- the si:ch211-266g18.9 gene encoding transforming growth factor-beta receptor-associated protein 1, whose translation MKVFTPVLVFQKTPTGKGRDKFSIQCLECFGKNLYIGTKEGVVEYLTVNNTSAEESLSVREVGKRQMGRSGAVGQLTAVPVLNHLLVLWDGSVTVLNMFSLELLPALKKIQNVSLFCISESAVQTDSIELIAASTKRKTVSVYKVCVDRWECVRQVALPQEPVVLAAHGTCLCVATCDRYFLHDYQSQTTLDLFPHNQGKQNIIANKCGKGEFILNGPGCLGMFVMKNGTSQHPPVQWPDGVVDAAVHFPYVLALQNQTIHIYSILDQQLKQTVPLQSAKSLVSTEESVFVVADKEIHRMSPVPLQDQIEDLVKNQRVDEALMLLDRLQDLLPKDSYKDLHKNVICTSGMIKFYREAFVEAKDLFIKGELDPREIISLYPAMPVMSEDFTPQTTAVSNAKDLWMLSRDDWPTFQQYLIFLDDFLREVRPTGQGQMCPQDIDSAHFKLYLEQGEYGKLDQLVSSQNNCNLQMCVPDLEQHKRFFTLGLLYQSQGQHFNAIQTWVKIVEEQSEDPSHISVFQHIVNTLSNLEHKPIIWKFVDWVLQRDQEAGILIFTKKHTSSHVTFAPEEVFTILTSYPLAMTLYLEYLVSELHSKEEKHHTMLITSYVKWILQSVEDEYNNKTSKEEMRHKLQQIRWQSPFYNVDAIYNQITPSFLHVERAILLGKSGKHKKALQVLVHEEKDQQAAESYCWRTSAGRDRKFTQGIFLSLLQIYIESCQHVITAVDLLNKNAASFDLVSVLRVLPDSWSLKLVLRFLCESLRGTVHDKRMRGLEMSLVKVETLRHKHVWKEATHEKIRVDRGCVCQSCQKRLTGPEFLRRPTGELTHISCHGGESGH comes from the exons ATGAAAGTCTTCACCCCTGTGCTAGTTTTTCAAAAAACGCCCACTGGGAAAGGCAGAGACAAATTCAGCATTCAATGTTTGGAGTGTTTTGGTAAAAACCTCTATATAGGGACCAAAGAGGGAGTCGTTGAGTACCTCACTGTAAATAACACAAGCGCTGAAGAAAGCCTTTCAGTGCGGGAGGTGGGGAAGAGACAGATGGGCCGAAGCGGAGCAGTCGGCCAGCTGACGGCGGTCCCTGTTCTGAATCATCTCTTAGTTCTCTGGGACGGTTCTGTCACGGTGCTTAACATGTTCTCCCTGGAACTCCTTCCTGCCCTGAAGAAAATACAGAACGTGTCACTCTTCTGTATCAGTGAGTCAGCGGTTCAGACTGATTCCATTGAGCTCATTGCAGCTTCTACCAAGAGGAAAACAGTGAGCGTTTATAAGGTGTGTGTGGACAGATGGGAGTGTGTGAGACAGGTGGCTCTGCCGCAGGAACCTGTGGTTCTGGCTGCGCATGGGACGTGTCTGTGTGTGGCCACTTGTGACAGATATTTTCTCCATGATTATCAGAGCCAAACCACCCTCGATCTCTTCCCACATAACCAGGGAAAGCAAAATATCATTGCCAACAAATGTGGAAAAGGAGAATTCATTTTAAATGGGCCTGGATGTTTGG GCATGTTTGTGATGAAGAATGGCACTTCCCAGCATCCTCCAGTACAGTGGCCTGATGGAGTGGTGGATGCTGCAGTTCATTTCCCATATGTGCTAGCGCTACAGAATCAGACTATTCATATCTACAGCATTCTGGACCAACAGCTGAAGCAAACTGTCCCTTTACAAAGTGCCAAATCTCTCGTCTCAACAGAAG aaagtgtttttgttgttgctgacaAAGAGATTCATCGGATGTCACCAGTTCCTTTGCAGGATCAGATTGAAGACCTTGTTAAGAATCAGAGAGTTGATGAAGCTCTGATGCTGCTGGACAGACTTCAAGATCTCCTGCCAAAAGATTCATACAAG GATCTGCATAAAAATGTCATCTGTACATCTGGAATGATAAAGTTCTATAGAGAGGCTTTTGTGGAAGCAAAAGATCTTTTTAT TAAAGGTGAACTAGACCCAAGGGAAATCATTAGCCTTTATCCAGCTATGCCTGTTATGAGTGAAGACTTTACACCTCAGACAACAGCAGTGAGCAATGCCAAGGACCTGTGGATGTTAAGTCGGGACGATTGGCCGACATTTCAACAGTACCTAATCTTCTTGGATGACTTTTTGAGAGAAGTCAGACCAACAGGACAGGGCCAAATGTGTCCTCAGGACATCGACTCAGCACATTTTAAGCTGTATTTGGAACAAGGTGAATACGGAAAACTGGACCAGCTCGTGTCGTCGCAGAATAACTGTAACCTCCAAATGTGTGTGCCTGACTTGGAACAGCACAAAAG GTTTTTTACACTTGGATTGCTCTATCAAAGTCAAGGCCAGCATTTCAATGCAATTCAG acctggGTTAAAATTGTGGAAGAGCAGAGCGAGGACCCCTCACACATCAGCGTGTTCCAGCATATAGTTAATACTCTGTCAAATCTGGAACATAAACCCATCATCTGGAAATTTGTAGACTGGGTTCTTCAGAGAGACCAAGAG gctgGAATACTGATCTTTACAAAGAAGCATACAAGCAGCCATGTCACATTTGCGCCAGAAGAAGTCTTTACCATTCTCACCAGCTACCCACTTGCTATGACTCTCTACTTGGAATATTTAGTCAGTGAATTACACAGCAAG GAAGAAAAGCATCATACCATGCTCATCACATCATATGTCAAATGGATACTGCAGTCAGTTGAGGATgaatacaacaataaaacaagcaaGGAAGAGATGAGACATAAACTACAGCAAATACGTTGGCAATCTCCTTTCTATAACGTGGACGCCATATATA ACCAAATAACACCCTCGTTTCTTCATGTGGAGAGAGCTATTTTACTTGGGAAGTCTGGCAAACACAAAAAGGCCCTGCAGGTTTTGGTCCACGAAGAAAAAGACCAGCAGGCTGCTGAAAGCTACTGTTGGAGGACCTCTGCAGGACGAGACAGGAAGTTCACACAGGGAATCTTTCTCTCCCTGCTTCAAATCTACATTGAGTCCTGTCAACATGTTATCACGGCAGTGGATCTGCTGAACAAAAATGCAGCGTCTTTCGATTTAGTCAGCGTGTTGAGGGTGCTGCCGGACTCCTGGTCTCTTAAACTGGTTCTGCGGTTCCTCTGTGAATCACTGAGAGGAACAGTGCATGACAAAAGAATGAGAGGTCTGGAGATGAGCCTAGTCAAGGTGGAAACCCTAAGACACAAGCATGTCTGG AAGGAAGCAACGCATGAAAAAATCAGAGTTGACAGAGGATGTGTTTGCCAATCATGCCAGAAACGTCTTACAGGGCCCGAGTTCCTGCGCAGGCCGACAGGAGAGCTGACACACATATCCTGTCATGGTGGAGAAAGCGGACACTGA